Proteins from a single region of Coregonus clupeaformis isolate EN_2021a chromosome 35, ASM2061545v1, whole genome shotgun sequence:
- the LOC123482654 gene encoding protein NLRC3-like, whose product MSEQQMKSSDYQLDYENVQDPVETMEGIVSQGAVMFTHNPLGMRSQTLLTVQQDIKAKLKHKYQHISEGIGHHGNQSLLKDIYTELYITEGGSGGVNNEHEVRQIEMASKKQTTQETPIKCNDIFKPLPGQDKPIRTVLTKGIAGIGKTVSVQKVILDWAEGKANQDVNFMFPLPFRDLNLKKDQYSLMQLLSHYFSELKEIDNIEDGETKTVFIFDGLDECRLPLDFKNNERCCDVTKPTSVDVL is encoded by the exons ATGTCTGAACAACAGATGAAAAGCTCTGACTACCAGTTGGACTACGAAAACGTTCAGGATCCAGTTGAGACGATGGAGGGGATTGTCAGCCAGGGTGCTGTAATGTTCACACACAACCCTCTGGGTATGAGGA GTCAAACTCTTCTGACAGTCCAACAAGACATTAAGGCTAAACTGAAACACAAGTATCAACACATATCTGAAGGAATTGGACACCATGGAAACCAAAGTCTGTTAAAGgacatctacacagagctctacatcacagagggtggaagtggaggggtcaataatgaacatgaggtgagacagatagagatggcatccaagaaacaaaccacacaagagacaccaatcaAATGCAACGACATCTTCAAGCCTTTAcctggacaagacaaacctatcagaactgtgctgacaaaaggaatcgctggcattggaaaaacagtctctgtgcagaaggtcatccttgactgggcagagggaaaagcaaatcaggacgtTAATTTCATGTTTCCTCTTCCTTTCCGTGATCTGAACCTGAAAAAGGACCAATACAGTCTGATGCAACTTCTTTCCCACTACTTCTCAGAGCTGAAAGAGATTGACAACATTGAAGATGGTGAAACCAAAACTGTTTTCatttttgatggtctggatgagtgtcgACTTCCTCTAGACTTCAAAAACAATGAGAGGTGCTGTGATGTCACGAAGCCAACCTCAGTGGACGTGCTgtga